The sequence CCGTGGGCTTTACCAGCCTGGGCCTGAAGTACAGCGACGCCATCGCCTCCGGCCAAATCCTGGCACCGGCCAAGAGCATGGAGCAGATGAAGGCCATTGCCTTCAATGCCTACACCAATGCCACGCTGACCGCCATCTTCCTGGTGGTGGTCTTCAGCGTGCTGTGCTATGCCATCAAGGTGGGCCGGCAAGCCCATAGACAGACCGAGCGCAGCGACCGCGAAACCCCGTTCCAGCCCATGCCCTCGGGCTCGGGTGTTTGACACCCAAGAAAGGACACACCATGCTCAAAAAACTGCAGCAAGCCGGCAGCTACCTCGGCCAGGCCGCCCGCATGATGGTGGGCATGCCCGACTACGGCACCTATGTGCGCCATATGGAGCAAACCCACCCGGGCCAGCCCTATATGAGCTATGAGGAGTTCTTCAAGGAACGCCTCAACGCCCGCTACGGCGGCGGCGCTGGTCGCCCGGTGCGCTGCTGCTGAGGCTGTGCGCTTTAACGAAAAAGCATGCCTCGGCATGCTTTTTTTACGTCCAGAGAATCTGGAGTTGCAGCGGGAGCGGGCCTGCGCAACCCCGCAGGCGCTGACCCCACCCCACAAGGCCCATATAAAGCACTCACCCCATCCAAAAGCAATTACAAACCGCGAACGCTGAGGGCCAGCTCCTGCCGATAAGGAGCCCGCACGCGGTAAAGCTGGGCAGGCCTGTGCGCGCCACCACTTTGCATGGCACCCGGCACGGCCTCCAGCAGCGCCATCTCGTCCATCTTGCGGCGAAAGCTCACCTTGTTCAGCGGCTCACCCAACAAATGCTCATACACCTGCTGCAGCTGCGGCAGCGTGAAGCTGGGCCCGCACAAATGCACCGGCAGCGAGGAGTACTGGCTTTTGTTGCGCACCCGCTGCAGCGCAGCGTCGACGATGGCGCGGTGGTCAAAAGGCAGCGTGCCCAGTGCCTCCACCGGCACCAGCTGCACATCGGCGCACTGCGGCACCTGCTCCCAAGGCAGTAGCGCGCAATAGGCAATGGCCACCGACCAGCCTCGCGGGTCACGCGCCGGGCCGCTGAAAGTGGCCAGCTGCTCCAGATAGGCGCCGGTGATGCCCAATTTGTCTTTCAGCACGCGCAGGGCACTGGCCTTGGCATCGGCGTCTTCATCGGCATGCACATAGCCACCTGGCAAGGCCCATACGCCCTGAAACGGCGGCTGGGCACGGCGCAGCAGCAACAGCTGCAACGCACCATCACGCAGCGTGAGCACCACCGTGTCCACGCTGACCAGCACCGCAGGAAAGCCACCATCAGTTTGATTCATTTTTTTACCAAGTCAACTTTCTCAGCCACACAGTATGCCTACATCTCGCGAATTTCCTTGTGCTACTGGATCTGTCTTGATTGCTGCCCCATGCCATACATATCCAGCACAGTCTATGAGACTGGCGCAACCCAAGCCAGTGGCAGCCAGCAAGGGCCGCCCCGCAGCAAAGGCTGTCGTCCCCTGGGGGAAGCCGCAAAGCGGCTCAGGGGGGAGTCAGCCACTTAGTTGCAATATTGAATTAACTAGACTACACTGCCCTCCAACACAGGAGGAATGACATGGCACACCGCACCCAGCTGCTGATCATCGACCCGCAAAACGACTTCTGCGATTTGCCCCGCGCCTGGTGGCCGGCCGCCCTTCCTGGCCAGGCCGATTCCAGCGGCCCCGCCCTGCCCGTCACCGGTGCCCATGCCGATATGCAGCGCCTGGCGGCCTGGATTCAGCGCCATGGCAGCAAGCTGGAGGGCATCACCCTCACGCTGGACTCCCACCAGGCCTATGACCTGGCCCACCCGGCCTTCTGGCAGCAGCGCGATGGCAGCGCCGTGGCGCCCTTCACCACGATTGCCGCAGCCCAGGTACGCAACGGCGACTTCGCCCCGCGCGACGCCAGCGCCCTGGCCCGTGTGCTGCAGTATCTGGATACGCTGGAGGCCGAAGGCCGCTACCAGCTGATGGTCTGGCCGCTGCACTGCGAGATCGGCAGCTGGGGCCATGGCGTGCATGCCGATGTGCTGGCCGCCTGCCGCCGCTGGCAGGCCACGCAGCACCGCGCCGTCCACCATGTGTTCAAGGGCATGAACCCCTGGACCGAGCACTACAGCGCCATCCGCGCCGAAGTGCCCGACCCGCAAGACCCAGAGACCGGGCTGAACCAAGCCTTGCTCACCCGATTGGCGGACTGTGAACAGTTGGTGATTGCCGGCGAGGCCAGCAGCCACTGCGTGCGTGCCACCACCGAGCACATCGTGCAGCACAGCGGCATGGCGCCCGATCGACTGGTGCTGCTCACCGACTGCATGAGCCCGGTGAGCGGCTTCGAGGCAGCCCATGCGGCTTTCCTGCAGCAGATGGCAAACCTGGGTGTACGCTGCACCAGCAGCACGCACTTCGATTTATAAGCAACAAGCCACAAACGCAATCTGCATCTGCACCAGCAGCTCCTTTTTTCATAGAGACATCGGTATATGGCCCCCATCATCACCAGCCTGCTCGACACAGACCTCTACAAGTTCACCATGTGGCAGGCCATGCTGCACCGCAACCCGCAGACCGCCGCCCACTACCGCTTTGCCTGCCGCAACGCCACGGCCTTTCCACTGGCCGAGCTGGCGGCCGAGGTACAGGCCGAGATCGACCAGTTGTGCAGCCTGCGCTTTACCAAGGATGAGCTCGATTACGTGGCCAGCCTGCGCTATATCAAGAGCGACTTCATCGACTTTCTGCGCCTGTTCCAGTACCAGCGCGACTTCATCACCGTCAAGGGCCAGGCCGACGGCAGCCTGTCCATCGAAGCCGACGGCCCCCAGGTGCATGTGATGGGCTTTGAGATTCCCGTCCTCTGCATCGTCAACGAGCTGTACTTCCGCCGCCTGCAGCAACCCGGCACGCTGGATGAAGGCCGAAAGCGCCTGCAGGCCAAGATCGCGCAGCTGCGTGCCATCAAGAGTGGCCCCACGCTGGCCCACCCCTTCGAGGTCTCGGACTTCGGCCTGCGCAGGCGCTTTTCCGGTCCCTGGCAGCGCGAGGTGGTGACCACGCTGGCACGTGAGGTGCCGCAGTGGTTCAAGGGCACCTCCAGCGTGCTGCTGGCGCGTGACCTGGACATCTCCCCCATTGGCACCATGGCCCATGAGTACATGCAGAGCTACCAGTCCCAGGGCGTGCGCCTGCGCGATTTTCAAAAGGCCGCGCTGGAAGACTGGGTGCAGGAATACCGCGGCGACCTGGGCATTGCGCTCACCGACACCGTGGGCATGAACGCCTTTCTGGCCGACTTTGACCTGTACTTTGCCAAGCTGTTTGATGGCCTGCGCCATGACTCGGGCGACCCCTTTGAATGGGGCGAAAAAGCCCTGGCGCATTACCGCCAGCTGCGCATCAACACCCACAGCAAGCGCCTGGTGTTCTCCGACGGCCTGGACCTGGAACGCGCCCTGGCCCTGTGGCGCCACTTTGGCCCGCATATCCAGCTGGGCTTTGGCATTGGCACCAATCTCACCAACGACCTGAGCCTGACGCCGTTGAACATTGTGATGAAGCTCACCCACGCCAACGGCCAGCCGGTGGCCAAGATTTCGGATACCCCCGGCAAGACCTTGTGCGAGGACGAGACTTACTTGGCTTACCTGCGCCAGGTGTTTCATATAGAAGCTTGAACACCCCCCTGAGTCGCTGCGCGCCTTCCCCCCGCTCTTCGCGAGCTGCGCTCGCGGGCAGGGGGACGACAGCCTCGCTGCGGGGCGGCCCTTGCTCGCTGTCCCTGACATTGAGCCGCGCTCAGTTTTATGCGGCTCTACACACTGCACTTTTGAGGAGGCTTTTATGCTGCGCATCACCCTGGCCCAACTGAATATGACGGTGGGCGACATTGCCGGCAATACTGCCAAGATGGAGGCCGCCGCGCGCCAGGCCCATGAGGCTCAGGCCAACCTGGTGGTGTTTTCCGAGCTCTCGCTGTGCGGCTACTACCCCGAGGACATGCTGGACGAGCCCGCTTTCTTGCAGCGCTGCGAGCGCGGCCTGCAGGAGCTGCTGGCGACCACCCGCCAATGGCCCTCGCTGTACTGGGTGGTGGGTGCGCCCACCGCCGCACAAGGGCCGGGCAAGCGCTTGCACAACAGTCTGCTGGTGCTGCAGAACGGCCAAGTACGGCTGCAGTACGACAAGCAGCTGCTGCCCACCTACAACATCTTTGACGAGCGCCGCCATTTCGAGCCCGGCCGCGACGTGGCCAAGGTGCTGCGCATAGGCGATGCCCAGGTGGGTTTTCTGATCTGCGAGGACGGCTGGAACGACAGCGGCACCGACTATGCCGTCAACCCCTTCGAGCGCATGGCCGACGCTGCACCCGATGTGGTGGTCAGCATCAATGCCAGCCCCTCCAACATCGGCAGGCGCGAGCAGCGCCACCAGGTCTTCAGCGCTGCGGCCCGTCGCCATGGCCTGCCCATTGTGTATGTGAACCAGGTGGGTGGTCAGGACCAGGTCGTGTTCGACGGCGCCTCCTTCGCCGTGGAGCCCATGGCCGGCGTGGTGTTCGAGGCCGAGCGCTTTAGCGAACAGGTCGTCACCCTGCAGCTGGCACGCGGCTGCTTTGCCCAGGGCGACGGCAGCGAGCCCGAGCCGGTGGCAGCGCAAGGCCTGTCCACCATGGCGTTCTACCGCGCGCAAATCCAGCTGGGCCTGCGCGACTACGCCCGGCGCTGCGGTTTCACCCGCGCCGTGGTGGGCTGCAGCGGCGGCATAGACAGCGCCCTGACCCTGGCCCTGGCCGCCGAGGCCCTGGGCCCGGACAACGTCACCGCCATCACCATGCCTTCGCGCATTTCCAGCAGCGGCTCGGTGGATGACTCCATCGCCCTGTGCCAGCAGCTGGGAGTTGCACTGATCCAGCACCCCATTGCGGCCCAGGTGGATGCCTATGTCCAGCAGTTCCAGGCCAGCTTTGGCCAGCCCCTTTCAGGCCTGGCGCTGGAAAACCTGCAGGCCCGCGTGCGCGGCACGGTGCTGATGGAGTACTCCAACAGCTACGGCCATTTGCTGCTGACCACGGGCAACAAGTCCGAGCTGTCGGTGGGCTACTGCACGCTGTATGGCGACACCAATGGCGGCCTGGGCCTGCTGGGCGATCTGTACAAGACCGAGGTCTTCGAGCTGTGCCGCCACCTCAACCAGGCCAACGGACGCGAGCTGATTCCCCAGACCATCATTGACAAACCACCTTCGGCCGAGCTGGCCCCGGGCCAGACCGACCAGGACAGCCTGCCGCCCTACCCGCTGCTGGATGCCATGCTCAAGCTGCTGATCGAGGGCGAGCGCCTGTCCGATGCCGAATACCAGGCCGCCCAGGAGACGGTGAACATGCTGCAGCTCACCCCTGAGGGCCGTGCCATGGTGAGCAAGGTGCGCCGCCTGCTGCATGGCAGCGAGTACAAGCGCCACCAGACGCCCCCCGTCATCCGCCTGCGCCCGCGCGCCTTTGGCAGCGGCCGGCAGATGCCCATCGCTGCGAGCTATGCATGGGATTGAGACGCTCCCCCCTGAGTCGCCTACGGCGCCTTCCCCCCCAGGGGGACGGCACCAGCGCGGCGGGGCGGCCCTTGCGCGGTGCCCTGGCATGGGCAGCGCCAGTTTTATGCGCTGCGCCCTGGCGAAAGGAGCCAGCCATGCGACAGGGGTCGTTTGCACCATGCCTTGGGTGTTGCCCCTTCCCCCGCCGGGGGAAGGTTGGGATGGGGGCTTGACCCCGGTACGACTCCCTCGCCCCTATGGGGAGAGGGTCGGGGTGAGGGGCTTCCCGGCATGGCAGCACGCCCATGGCCCATCGTCTTCTCTACCAAATTCGCAGCAGCCTATGCTTGTGTAGACTGCTTGCAAGCCCAAAAACACTGATATCGCACAAACGCTCCGTCGCCATCGGCCACGGGCGCTGCACCAGGAGACCGTATATGCCACCCGCACAGACCACCACTGCCCCCCACACCGCTGTGCTGATCGGGCGCTTTCAGCCGCTGCACCGTGGCCATCTGGCCCTGGTGCAGCAGGCCCTGGCCCTGGCCGAGCAGGTGGTGGTGGTGATTGGCAGCGCCTGGCAGGCGCGCAATCCCAAGAACCCCTTTACCTGGCAGGAGCGCGCCGCGCTGCTGCGCGAATCGCTGTCTGCGGCCGACCAGGCCCGGCTGCGCCTGGTGCCGCTGCGCGATTTTTATGACGAGCCGCGCTGGGTGGCGGCCGTGCAGCAGGCCGTGCAGGCCCAGGTACCTGCGGGTGCCCGCGTGGCCCTGGTGGGCCATTTCAAGGATGTGAGCAGTGCCTATCTGGCACGCTTTCCCGGCTGGGAGCTGACAAGCCTTCCGCGCCAGGGCGACTTTGATGCCACACCGGTGCGCGATGCCTATCTGGGCACGCCGGCCGAGCAACTGTCTGCACTGTGGCCGGCGCTGGACAC comes from Comamonas sp. GB3 AK4-5 and encodes:
- a CDS encoding YbdD/YjiX family protein; this encodes MLKKLQQAGSYLGQAARMMVGMPDYGTYVRHMEQTHPGQPYMSYEEFFKERLNARYGGGAGRPVRCC
- a CDS encoding NUDIX domain-containing protein, which encodes MNQTDGGFPAVLVSVDTVVLTLRDGALQLLLLRRAQPPFQGVWALPGGYVHADEDADAKASALRVLKDKLGITGAYLEQLATFSGPARDPRGWSVAIAYCALLPWEQVPQCADVQLVPVEALGTLPFDHRAIVDAALQRVRNKSQYSSLPVHLCGPSFTLPQLQQVYEHLLGEPLNKVSFRRKMDEMALLEAVPGAMQSGGAHRPAQLYRVRAPYRQELALSVRGL
- a CDS encoding cysteine hydrolase — encoded protein: MAHRTQLLIIDPQNDFCDLPRAWWPAALPGQADSSGPALPVTGAHADMQRLAAWIQRHGSKLEGITLTLDSHQAYDLAHPAFWQQRDGSAVAPFTTIAAAQVRNGDFAPRDASALARVLQYLDTLEAEGRYQLMVWPLHCEIGSWGHGVHADVLAACRRWQATQHRAVHHVFKGMNPWTEHYSAIRAEVPDPQDPETGLNQALLTRLADCEQLVIAGEASSHCVRATTEHIVQHSGMAPDRLVLLTDCMSPVSGFEAAHAAFLQQMANLGVRCTSSTHFDL
- the pncB gene encoding nicotinate phosphoribosyltransferase; translated protein: MAPIITSLLDTDLYKFTMWQAMLHRNPQTAAHYRFACRNATAFPLAELAAEVQAEIDQLCSLRFTKDELDYVASLRYIKSDFIDFLRLFQYQRDFITVKGQADGSLSIEADGPQVHVMGFEIPVLCIVNELYFRRLQQPGTLDEGRKRLQAKIAQLRAIKSGPTLAHPFEVSDFGLRRRFSGPWQREVVTTLAREVPQWFKGTSSVLLARDLDISPIGTMAHEYMQSYQSQGVRLRDFQKAALEDWVQEYRGDLGIALTDTVGMNAFLADFDLYFAKLFDGLRHDSGDPFEWGEKALAHYRQLRINTHSKRLVFSDGLDLERALALWRHFGPHIQLGFGIGTNLTNDLSLTPLNIVMKLTHANGQPVAKISDTPGKTLCEDETYLAYLRQVFHIEA
- a CDS encoding NAD+ synthase → MLRITLAQLNMTVGDIAGNTAKMEAAARQAHEAQANLVVFSELSLCGYYPEDMLDEPAFLQRCERGLQELLATTRQWPSLYWVVGAPTAAQGPGKRLHNSLLVLQNGQVRLQYDKQLLPTYNIFDERRHFEPGRDVAKVLRIGDAQVGFLICEDGWNDSGTDYAVNPFERMADAAPDVVVSINASPSNIGRREQRHQVFSAAARRHGLPIVYVNQVGGQDQVVFDGASFAVEPMAGVVFEAERFSEQVVTLQLARGCFAQGDGSEPEPVAAQGLSTMAFYRAQIQLGLRDYARRCGFTRAVVGCSGGIDSALTLALAAEALGPDNVTAITMPSRISSSGSVDDSIALCQQLGVALIQHPIAAQVDAYVQQFQASFGQPLSGLALENLQARVRGTVLMEYSNSYGHLLLTTGNKSELSVGYCTLYGDTNGGLGLLGDLYKTEVFELCRHLNQANGRELIPQTIIDKPPSAELAPGQTDQDSLPPYPLLDAMLKLLIEGERLSDAEYQAAQETVNMLQLTPEGRAMVSKVRRLLHGSEYKRHQTPPVIRLRPRAFGSGRQMPIAASYAWD